Genomic segment of Neoarius graeffei isolate fNeoGra1 chromosome 7, fNeoGra1.pri, whole genome shotgun sequence:
attttcatcctaaaatgtggtcaagatattgggacataaagcttacagccttatatttaaaagcactatggaagtagtggattctgaattgtcaaaaaaaaaaaaaacgtcctcttcgagaatcacttcatttgtttctcccagccctgcttaaagctacacttaatcatctttatcttatagcagattacacaaaactaccatacacgcatgtcaaaaaattacctgaaatctgttctttaacttgtccttcacttaaaaactggtacaagaaacagtttgaatcaatttgaattttggacccctgtgacacaaactttgtaccctgattgtaaaacaacccataggcTAATAAATAGCCAGGAAAACTGGAGTCTCTGGGTGCATGATTCATACCATCATCATCCAGCCCTTGCTCCTTGCCGCTGCTCTCAATGCCGGAGGTGTGTGTGCTGGCACGGCTGGTGTTGGAGGAGGAGTGTGAGCGGAGTGgccggtgtggtgtgtgtgttggggtacgGAAGCTGTCAGTTTCAATGCCTGATGTGTGTGAGCTGCTGTGGCTGGTTGTGGAGTGATGCGAGAAACGTTTTTGTCGTGAAACACTGCCCATGCTGCTGCCACTAGCACGAGATCGCTGCTCCAGCTGCTCCATGTCCAACTCCAGCGCATCACTTATATACGACTCCCGATACTGCTTCTTCTCTACAAAACATGCACACACAGCCTAATGTTCAGTATCATGAAATTTACGAGAGAAAATTGAGTTTATTGTTCTTTGCTCTGGATAATTTGAGTCACTTAGCTGTAATTAGTTAGTAGTTTAGTTATAATAAAGTGGAGTGACATACATAGTTATATAAATAATCTAAAAACATGTCAGGACTTTTATGGCTTCCCTCGAACATAGGATTTTGGTCCTGTATCTGCAACCAAGCCAGTGTTGAGAGTCCAAAAAACAATTCAGGGCAATACTGGACCACATAGACCCTTGTATGGAAAAAAGGACTCTAAAAGCTAATTAAATGCACTTTTAATGATGCGCATGCACTTTTCTATGTAAAAGATACATAGTAAAGCGACAAAACTTGAACTCTGGATAGTACCACCCCACTGACAAGGGAAAGTACAGTttggtacctttatttctgagagtgtagaatGCATCAGCAAATATGACCATGATTAAAGTTGTTCATTTTAGTTAAATTGATTTGTCCTTGTACCTTAAATCCCTGCTCACTTTGATCCGAGAACTCTCTCACTATTTTGTAGTGTAACTCTGACATTTAGTGGTGAGGGTTGTAACTTATCTAATGCTTACTGTAGTCCTAATTTAGAAACAACACAAACACAGtagttttgtttttgtgttaGCATATTGGGAAAAACCTACATGCAGAAGCAATAACCAATCAAGGCATAATCAGAGAATGGAAAACACCACCACCTCATGGTTGTTAACCTagttaacgccaagcaaaaacccaGCCATTACCAATATGACAATCAGTTTCAATAAATTCAGTAAAGCCTACAAAAACATCATGGATAGTCTATAGACACACAAAGTGGTTAAACAGCATATAATAGAAGGtacatatgttaaaaaaaaataaaaaaaatcagaatccaCTGAAAATAATTTAATGCCAAGCAAAAATTCAGAAGACACTCATgtacagtggcacttgaaagttggtgaaacctttagaatttaggCTTTTTTTAACCCAATTAAATAAATGAgccaaaaaaaatattatacttggtcatttatttattgaggaaatgatccaatattacatgtctgtgactgcaaaagtatgtgaacctagtAGTGTATTTATATTATAAAAAATGTTTTAGGTTCTgtagtggttttttttatttgcattattCATTATCAATTTTTCAGACCACAGTACTGATTTAGTTGTGATATCACAGTACCTAATGTGGTACTGTGATTAAAATTTCGGTGTTGTAACATCATTAACACCAACAAAACCAAGGAAGTACCTTCATTCTCCTCCAGGCGTCGGACTTGCTTAAGCACAGGCTGAAGGTTCATGTAAAGGCGGTGGCTGTTGCTAAGTAACTGTAGGAGATGGCGGGAACGCAGCGGACAGCCAGTGTAGTAGGTCAGCTTTCTGGCAGAGGGCAAGCCATCAGGCAAGATCTCAAACCTCTTCCCctgagagaaagaaaatgagaaagagAGCACAGCAATAGAATTGTATACAATGTTATAATGCAAGATTAATACCAAACCCCTTTAAAGGCATTTTCTGTGTTTTGTATAACTATGTATGAAGTCAACCATGTAGTTATGCATGGGAAGCTTATGTGTGTAttaagtttaaataaataaaatagaagcTTAATTATTTGTAAAATGCTATAGCAAATTCAGAGATTTTGTGGATTGTTCTGCTATTATAGTACTGACCACAAATACAAGTTTGCCCACGTTGGTCCAGGGGAAGTCATACAGAAGCTGTCGGACACTGCCGACATTCTAAAGAACAACAAAATGATCAGGCTGTCAGTGGATCAATACATTTTCTCAACTTTGAAACCATGCAGTTTAGTGCACAATCGTATTTTTAATGAAGATAAAAATACAATTAACAAAATTGTGAACAGCTGACATTTGCATAATTTAGGCAGTGTAAACATCTGTTATTGTTAGATGTAAAATGTAAAGACCTTCATTTAAAATGAGCACTACTTGGTGCTGCCTGCTTTGCTTTAATGCAAAAGGAAGGGCTAGTCATActgagagtgaaaaaatctggctttTATATCAAAATCACATTACAGGGCTCAAAAAGACAgtcaacataacataacataacatacacACCTGAAAGATCTGAATACCACGCAGAGTAAGTCCCAGAGTTAAAGAGGCATCCACTTCTTTCTTATCCTGAAAGATAATTTTTCAGCAGGTTATTgactatttatttttaaattttacccTATTTTTAATAATTTGCCGGTTCCCAAATTTGATCATTTGCCAATACCATCCCACATCCCCAGGGAGCAGAGAAAGTGATGCTCTCTCCTATCTGTATCTCACAGATAGATTTGGCATTGTCAAGATTCAAACTCACGATTTCCCCAACAATATAGCCAGTGCTTTTCTGCTGCACCACACAGAGGCCTTTCAAGTTTTTGCTAACTTTGTACTCACAAAAAATATGTATATGCACACATTCCTGACCTTGTAGAGGCGATAGTAGTGGACAGTGACATCGTCCAGAAGTGCTGCTTGTTTGATGTATTTTAACTGAGCCTCTGATGCAGTGAGAGCAAACTGTTCCTTATGCATGTTTGGAATATGCCGCAGAATGTAATCTCTCCCCCTCTTAGTGATCACCtggagagaaggagaaagagatagatagatggatagatagtgtgtgagtgagagagagagagaaaactcaaTTTGTCCACATTATGCAGTGTTAAACAGTTCTATCATTAAGGTACAAGAAGGCTTCAGTGCTCACCCAAGAAGGAAAGTAGGACTCAGGCTGGAAGTAGGAGCTAAAGTGTTTGTTCCGTTTGTAGTTTCCCAGGTCAGCCTGAAGAGCAAATGCAGCTAGCAAGAAATAGGCCTCCTCCCGCTGGACACATTGGGACTGCAGCACTTGCTTCCTCAAATGCCAGTAATAATAATACCTTGCCATGCGATCACTGAGCAAGACAGAATTTAAATGTTAGTGTTTGACAGGGACATTGCTGAAATATTAAAACAACATTCATAAACAAACAACTAGTATGTAAAAATATATgtaaaaaacaatataaaaataTACCTGATAAGTCTTCCATTCTCCACATAATACTGAGCTCTGAAGTGCACAATCATTGGAGGCCCAAACTGATCGATTCCCTGTTAGACATACATTGACATGAATCAGCTTTCACTCAGTAGTCAGAATTAAAGTTACTTTTCCAAAGTAACCTAAAGTGATTTTACAGAGTTAAGCAGCAGTTAATATGAATCCATATGCCTCTACTAAAATGATTCCTGAACATAGCCATAGGGCATATGGGAAGTACCTTTCACATAAGAAATCTGTTAATGtacgagtttaaaaaaaaaaaaaaaaaaaaacggaatagATACATTTTCATTCCCTCGCAGTCTTCCATAAGGGAACAGTTACTGTATTTGATGGAATGCTACAGAATTCACAAGGCAGCAAGTCCATggttgtgaaaagcccaagccaGAAGCTGAGGCGTTAACTAGTTAGAAACGTGGCATGAGTTGAGCTGCATCCCACTGTTTTTGAGACAGTTGTTTTCCTGTTTCATAATGTTGaatgtttgttttgttcaaaCAAAGGCTATTTATAAAACACTTTTGCTTACATAGTGGGACTGCCGCGTCCACAGACTTGCTCAAGCATACAATCACAACCCCTCGAACTACACACTCAGAATGCAATGCGCCATGacatacaactccgattccaaaaaagttgggacaaagtacaagttgtaaataaaaacggaatgcaataatttacaaatctcaaaaactgatattgcattcacaatagaacatagacaacatatcaaatgtcaaaagtgagacattttgaaatttcctgccaaatattggctcatttgaaatttcatgacagcaacacatctcaaaaaagttgggacaggggcaataaaaggctggaaaagttaaaaggtacaaaaaaaaaaagaacagctggaggaccaaattgcaactcattaggtcaactggcaataggtcattaacatgactgggtataaaaagagcatcttggagtggcagcggctctcagaagtaaagatgggaagaggatcaccaatccccctaattctgcgacgacaaatagtggagcaatatcataaaagagtttgacagtgtaaaagtgcaaagagtttgaacatatctacagtgcatgatatcatcaaaagattcagagaatctggaagaatctctgtgcgtaagggtcaaggccggaataccatactgggtgcccgtgatcttcgggcccttagacggcactgcatcacatacaggcatgcttctgtattggaaatcacaaaatgggctcaggaatatttccagagaacattatctgtgaacacaattcaccgtgccatccgccgttgctagctaaaactgtatagttcaaagaagaagccgtatctaaacatgatccagaagcgcagacgtcttctctgggccaaggatcatttaaaatggactgtggcaaagtggaaaactgttctgtggtcagacgaatcaaaatttgaagttctttatggaaatcagggacgcggtgtcattcggactaaagaggagaaggacgacccaagttgttatcagcgctcagttcagaagcctgcatctctgatggtatggggttgcattagtgcatgtggcatgggcagcttacacatctggaaagacaccatcaatgctgaaaggtatatccaggttctagagcaacatatgctcccatccagacaacgtctctttcagggaagaccttgcattttccaacatgacagtgccaaaccacatacagtactgcatcaattacagcatcatggctgcgtagaaggagggtccgggtactgaactggccagcctgcagtccagatctttcacccatagaaaacatttggcgcatcataaaacggaagatacgacaaaaaaagacccaagacagttgagcaactagaatcctacattagacaagaatgggttaacattcctatccctaaacttgagcaacttgtctcctcagtccccagacatttacagactgttgtaaagagaaaaggggatgtctcacagtggtaaacatggccttgtcccaacttttttgagatgtggtgttgtcatgaaatttaaaaatcacctaatttttctctttaaatgatacattttctcagtttaaacatttgatatgtcatctatgttctattctgaataaaatatggaattttgaaacttccacatcattgcattccgtttttatttacaatttgtactttgtcccaacttttttggaatcggggttgtagttgcccATTCTCTATAGACAGCATtaactacagttgtggtcagaagtttacatataggtgacatgaatgtcatggcaatatttgggctttcagtaatttctttgaactgttctttttctgtggcagaatgtacagcatacatctttcatttaaaaacaaaacaaaaaaaacactagaatttggtgcactaggttaaattttctttgggttttctgaaaccaacacagggtcaaaattatacacacagggtcaaaaatactcatacagcacacctaatatttgggtaaaatgtctctttggaagattcaccttgaccaaacatttttgtttaccatgaacaagcttctggcagaattctggttggatatttcatgactcttcatggtagaattggtagagttcaattaattttttttttcttggcatggactcgacttaagtacgggccatatattttcaatagggttgaagtcaggacttgttttaagcttaaatgttagcctgctttatcctccacaaccagctctgatgcatgtttgggttcattgtcctgttgtaactccgaaGTCCCAAGtcttgttcaagtttctgatggtttctgctgaagaattctgaggcagtcctccttcttcattatttcatccactttgtgcaatgaaccagttccactggcagcaaaacagccccagagcatgatgatcctaccaccaccaccaccaccagttggtacacAGTGTCCTtccgtacatggtggtcattgtggccaaacaactcaatctttgtctcatctgaccacacagctatcctccagaaggcttttttttgtCTATgtagtcagcttcaaactttagttaagcttgaaggtgtcaattttggagcagggggttatttcttggatagcagcctcttagtccatggtgatccgaactgtagacagtgatccatcagcttccagttcatggcagggctgtaccatggtggctcccaggttgttcctgaccatccaaaccaatttcctttcagctgagggtgacaatttgggttttcttgaagcaaagtggcttggcaaagtgacta
This window contains:
- the frmd6 gene encoding FERM domain-containing protein 6 translates to MSKLMFHNNKTMQDRRCVCVFLPNDETLNVIVSVKTLCQELLEQVCDLLRLKDCHLFGLSVVQNNEHIYMELGQKLSKYCPKEWKREASKGIDQFGPPMIVHFRAQYYVENGRLISDRMARYYYYWHLRKQVLQSQCVQREEAYFLLAAFALQADLGNYKRNKHFSSYFQPESYFPSWVITKRGRDYILRHIPNMHKEQFALTASEAQLKYIKQAALLDDVTVHYYRLYKDKKEVDASLTLGLTLRGIQIFQNVGSVRQLLYDFPWTNVGKLVFVGKRFEILPDGLPSARKLTYYTGCPLRSRHLLQLLSNSHRLYMNLQPVLKQVRRLEENEEKKQYRESYISDALELDMEQLEQRSRASGSSMGSVSRQKRFSHHSTTSHSSSHTSGIETDSFRTPTHTPHRPLRSHSSSNTSRASTHTSGIESSGKEQGLDDDEIEMLVDDPKDYEELTDLALELSQDLCIHITEDMLTSAQSNGFSGLVVKEVSSSTSSSSETVVKMKGQSIESLPQMVSGRKSQNSTDRHSQSLDDVRLYQRNSPEWVEPCQDSAHSYTFGCVEELGNGYQGLAEQQAGICDGQHPFPIKRTNKYFSLDLTAEEVPEFVV